TGTCACATTTTAGGGAGAATGATTTTTATCACCTCTAAGCTCTTGTTCAAGTTTAGTTCGTTGCTCTTTTTCTTCTTTTTCATCGTTGAGAATTGCAGTATGGACCTTATTAATGATGATATAACAAGAAAATTCCAGGGCTAAAGAATACTATTTGAGCAAAGAAAATAATATTTCTATTCTGGTGAACATAATTCGAACTCGATTGTTTTACAAAAAGAGTAAGGATGATCGTGTCATCAGCTTCATAAATATTGAATTATTTGTAACTTAAAAAATATAAAAATTATGTACACATTAGTTGGTAAAAAAGCCCCAGGCTTCAGCGCTACAGCCGTGAAAGGTAGCGAAATAATTGAAAATTTCACACTTGAGCAGTTTAAGGGTAAGAAGTATGTGGTGTTATTCTTCTATCCTATGGACTTTACATTTGTGTGTCCTACAGAGTTGCACGCATTCCAAGATAAGATAGATGAGTTTGAAAAGCGTGATGTCCAATTGATTGGGTGCTCTGTGGACTCTCAATTTTCACACTTTGCGTGGTTGTCTCAGGACAGAAAAGAAGGTGGTATCAAGGGTGTGAAATATCCTATCCTTGCTGACTTTTCAAAGACCATTTCACAAAACTATGGAGTCTTAGCTGGTGAGGAGGATATTGATGAAGAGGGTAACCTTACCTATGAGGGGGATCCTGTCGCTTATCGTGGTTTGTTTTTGATTGATAAGGAAGGAATCGTACGTCATATGGTGATTAATGATCTTCCTCTTGGTAGAAATATCGACGAAGCAATACGTATGGTGGATGCCCTTCAGCACTATGAGCAGTTTGGAGAGGTATGTCCAGCCAACTGGGTAGATGGTAAGGATGCTATTAAGGAAAGTCACGAAAGTGTATCTGATTACCTAGCAAATCACTAAAAATCATCTGAAAAATAGGTATCTTAGTGCATCGAGTGTCCCCTGTGGCATTCGATGCACTTTTTATTTAATAATTGTTTTATAGTATTAGAATGCGAGATAATATTTATTCGGCATCAAATATTGATGATAATGAAGAGTGGGGTGATGATGAGCTGACGGCGATCGATCTATCGGCAGCTTTTTTATTGGAGCGTGCTGACTGGACTACGTTTTACAATCAGAAGGGTTATGAGGGTCAATATCCATATTTACTATATGCTCACGATGATGCTGATGTCTTGAATGACAGACTGATGGCAGAGGTTAATAGAGCACAGGTACTTAAGGGACAGAATAAACTACAAGTGGATTTATTTACAAAGTTCATCGAGAATCAGAATGGTGATATAGTGGGTATGTCATGGCTTTGTGTGAATGGACTTAGATCTATTGCCACAGATTTGAAAGAAGACCTTATTTGGCTGTTCTCATCAGGCACCTCAGATTATCTTAGTCATTCTTACAGCACCCATGGAGTGGTGGTTGACATTGAGTGGTTTGATGATTGGGCTGAGATACCTCAAGCCTCACTTTTTGATGATAAAAAACCACCTAAAGGCAACTTGGATAAAGCTGATTGTATTAAATTTGCAACCTTGATTCCTAGATAATTTTTTTTTGACATGTTTTCTTACCACCTAGAGATTCCAAAGCATCACACTTTGTACGACAGAAAGGATAAGATGGTGCTATGGGGTTCTTGTTTTGCTCAGGAGCTGATGCGGTCTCTTTATGAGGATCTATTCGATGTTAAAGGATCCCCATTTGGTATCATGTACAACCCGCTCTCTATGGCGTCTGGTGTTCATAGGGTGCTTCATGAAGATATCCCATGTGAAGATGAACTCTTTTTTCATCTCAATGAGTGGCACAGCTTTATGCATCATAGCAACTTTTCTAACGCTAATAAAGATCTAGCACTCAGGGGAATGGTCCAGTCCTATAGGGAAACGTGTGACTCTCTTAAAGATACATCATTACTAGTCCTCACGTTTGGTACGGCATTTGTTTATGAACACTTGAAGACAGGAGCTGTTGTGAATAATTGCCATAAACTGCCAAATGATGATTATTTTAGTCGAAGACGGCTTAAGGTCAAGGAGATTGTGGACATTTGGACACCAATCATATCAGATCTAAGAAGACTTAATTCTCAGCTGGAAGTGCTTTTCACCGTTAGTCCAATATGTCACTACCGTGATGGAGCTCATGATAATAGGTTGAGCAAAGCCATTCTGCACCTAGCCATTGATGAACTTTGTAAATTGCCTGCTGTCCATTACTTTCCATCGTATGAGATAATGCAGGATGAGCTGAGAGAATATAGATTTTATAAAGATGATTTCGCTCATCCCAATGATCTAGCTATTAGTTATATCATAAATAGATTCTATAATGCGTACATCGACGAAGAGGGTGAGGCTGTTCTTTCGAAAGAGTGGCACTCAATTCGAGGAATGCTTCGGCACAAGCCATTGACTACCCATCTGCCAACTATCCGAGGGTACTATGAATCTATACAGGAGAGATTAATCCATTTTAGTGAAAAGATGTCCCATCCATACTTGGAAGAGCAACTTGAATATATAAATAAAAAGTTAGAAGAATTATAAAGCTATGAGTATGTATAGCTTAGCAGAAATTGCAGCAGCGATTGGGGTTGATGGTGTCAATTCTGATCGAAAAATAGATGTCTTACTTACGGATAGTCGGTCATTAAGTTTTCCGGCTCAGACTCTTTTCTTTGCTCTCGTGACAGAAAAAGGGAATGGTCATAATTATGTCTATGATTTACTTGCAAAAGGAGTGCGGTCTTTTGTGGTATCTCAACCGATAGAGGAGGGGTGGCTGAAGGACTATCCAGATGCCATATTTATTAGGGTTGGTGATACGCTGAAGGCCTTACATCAGGTGGCAACATGGAAACGAAATCAATTGCATATCCCAGTCATCGGAATCACTGGCAGCAACGGGAAGACAATTCTTAAGGAATTACTCTATCAGCTCTTAAGTAGCGAGTATAGAGTAGGGCGGTCTCCAAAGAGTTATAACTCATCTATAGGCGTACCTCTTTCACTCTGGAGCATAGATGATAGAGATGAGTTAGCTATTATAGAGGCGGGCATATCACGACCAATGGAGATGACAGCATTGGAACAGATGATACAGCCTGATTGGGGGATTTTGACACATTTAGGAGAGGCACATCAGGAGAACTTTGATAGCATCAAATGTAAGCTAAAAGAGAAACTCAAACTTTTCGAAAGGTGTGATA
This genomic window from Porphyromonadaceae bacterium W3.11 contains:
- a CDS encoding GSCFA domain-containing protein, whose translation is MFSYHLEIPKHHTLYDRKDKMVLWGSCFAQELMRSLYEDLFDVKGSPFGIMYNPLSMASGVHRVLHEDIPCEDELFFHLNEWHSFMHHSNFSNANKDLALRGMVQSYRETCDSLKDTSLLVLTFGTAFVYEHLKTGAVVNNCHKLPNDDYFSRRRLKVKEIVDIWTPIISDLRRLNSQLEVLFTVSPICHYRDGAHDNRLSKAILHLAIDELCKLPAVHYFPSYEIMQDELREYRFYKDDFAHPNDLAISYIINRFYNAYIDEEGEAVLSKEWHSIRGMLRHKPLTTHLPTIRGYYESIQERLIHFSEKMSHPYLEEQLEYINKKLEEL
- a CDS encoding peroxiredoxin, giving the protein MYTLVGKKAPGFSATAVKGSEIIENFTLEQFKGKKYVVLFFYPMDFTFVCPTELHAFQDKIDEFEKRDVQLIGCSVDSQFSHFAWLSQDRKEGGIKGVKYPILADFSKTISQNYGVLAGEEDIDEEGNLTYEGDPVAYRGLFLIDKEGIVRHMVINDLPLGRNIDEAIRMVDALQHYEQFGEVCPANWVDGKDAIKESHESVSDYLANH